The Eggerthella guodeyinii sequence AAGTTGCGCGTGTTCGAGAGCTCGATCTGCATCTCGACGATGTGCTCCTGCACGAGCTGGTAGGTCTTGATGCCCTTGCCGAACTGCATGCGCTCGTTGGTCCAGGCGCACGCGTCCTCCATGGCGGCCTGCGCCTCGCCGAGCAGCTCGGCCAGAAGCACGCAGCGCTCCCACTCGAAGTTCTTCATGAGCTGGTAGAAGCCCTTGCCCTGGATGCCCAGGAGGTCGCTCTCGTCGATGACCACGTCGTCGAAGTGGATCATCGCGAACGGCATGATCTGCATGCCGATCTTGTTGAGCGGCTCGATGGTGACGCCCTTGGCGTTGGCCGGCACGAGGTACATGGACATGTTCTTGTTCTCGCGGGACGGATCCTCGTCCTTGCACACCACGATGAAGCCGTCCACGTGCTCGCCCTGGGTCACCCAGGTCTTCACGCCGGTGATGTGCACCTTGCCGTCGCCCGTGCGGGTGGCCAGGCATTCCATGCCCTGGTTGTCGGAGCCCGCCTCAGGCTCGGAGATGGCCAGGCAGTACGGCGGGTAGCCGTTCTCCACGTAGTAGTCCATCGCGTACTTGATCTGCTCCGGCGTGCCGAACTCGCACACATCGAACATGATGAGCAGGTTGGGAGCCATGGGGATGTTGCCGCCGGCATGGTTGAGCTCTTCGATGATCATGGCCATCGTCTGATGGTCGACGGGCTTTCCACCGTACTCCTCGGGCAGGCCGTACATGCCCCAACCCGAATCGACCCACGCCTTCGCCACTTCGGGGGCGATGCCGCGGTTCTTGTAGCCGGCCGCGATAACCTCTTCCGTCAGGTTCTCGTTGGCCCACTCGCGGATGCCCTTCTTGATGCGGAGCTGTTCCTCGGTGTATGCGAAATCCATGCTTCCTCCTTAACCGTTTTCCCTATATTCAAAACACCTGCGTGTTTGAATCGAAGTTCTGCGGCGCCCGCCCCCTCGTGCAGCGGACGAGGCGGGCGCCGGTCGTGCCAGGCAGCGCTTAGAAGGCCATGGCCTCCTTGTAGCCGGCGTTCACGGCCTCGAGCGTGCGGTACACCTTGCCCGCGGGCGTGGTGGCGTCGCCGATGAGCTTGGCGTTCGGGAAGATCTTGACCACCTCGTCGTACAGCTTGGTGTTGGCCTCGACGCCCAGCGACAGCAGCACGGTGTCGCACTCGAGCAGCTGCTCCTCGCCCGTCTCCACGTTCTGGACCTTCGCGCCCTTCTTCGTGACCTCGACCAGCTTCGTCAGCGGCATGAGCTTCACGCCCTTCTGCTTCACGAGGTTGATGGTGGGGTTCTTGTCGATGATGCCGATGCCGTTGCCCATCTTCTTGGCCTCGTCGATGACCGTGATCTCGCGGCCGTCGCTCATGGATTCGGCGACCTCGAGGCCGGCGAACCCGCCGCCCACGACCACGACGCGCTTGCCCACGATGGCGGTGGGGCCGCTCGCCATGTTGAGGCCCATGCGCATGAAGCCCACGGTGCCGCCCTGCGCCTTGATGGCCGCAACGGCCGCCTTCCAGATAAGGCCCTTGCCCTCGGGCACGATGCCCGCGACCATGTCCTTGATGTCCTGCGAGCTGACGACGTTCTTGCCGTCGATGCCCGGCACGTCCACGCCGATGACCTCGCCGCCCGGCGCGACCACGACCTCGTCGGGGTCGAGCGCCTTGATGGTGTCGGCGGTCACCTTCGTGCCCAGCTTGAGCTCGATGTTGGGATGCAGCTTCAGCTCCTCGTTCCAGTACGTCACGAGGGGCTCGATCTTGGCGTTCAGCACCTGCGCCATGTTCAGCAGGCCGCCCACGCGGTCGGACTTGTCGAGCACGGTCACCTTGTGGCCGCGCACGGCCGCGACGCGCGCCGTCTCGAGGCCGCCGGGGCCGGCGCCCACCACGACGATGTGCTTCTTCTCGTAGGCGGGCTGGTCCTCGGGATGCCCGATGGCGATGTTGTCGATGTTGCCGTTGACCGAGCACCAGATGGGCTGGCCGAGGAACGTGTGGTCGAGGCAGCGGCTGCACACGATGCAGGGGCGCACCTGCTCGGGATGGCCGGCGGCAACCTTGCCCGCCGTCTCCGGGTCGGCGATGAACTGGCGCGCCATGCCCACGGCGTCGCCGTAGCCCTGCGTGACCACCTTGTCGCACATGTCGAGCGAGTTGATGCGGGTGCCGGGGAACACGGGCTTGTCCGTGACGGTCTTCACCTGCTTGGCGAGGTCGATGAACTCGCCTTCCGGCACGATCTGGTTGGCCACGGGGCGCGGGGCCTCATGGAAGCCCGCCTGCACGCTCCACGCGTCCACGCCGTGCTTCTCGATGATCGGGATGAGCTCGAGGGTGTCCTCGATGCGGTTGCCGTTCGGCATGAGGTCGTCGGCCGAGATGCGCACGAGCACCGGGGTGTCCGGGCACACGCGGTGCACCTCGTCGAGGATCTCGGTCAGCAGGCGCGCACGGTTCTCCGGGCTGCCGCCGTATTCATCGGTGCGGTGGTTGGAGTACTTGGACAGGAAGCGCATGACCATGTAGCCGATGCCCGCGTGGATCTCGATGATGTCGAAACCGGCCTCCACGGCGCGGCGCGCGGCCTCGCCGTACTGCTTCACCACGGTGGCGATCTCTTCGGTGGTGTACTCGCACTCGGGCATGCCCACGAACGGGCCGCTCGGCACGTCCTTGGACGGGGCGTAGCTCTTCAGCTCGTCGTCGCCCGACGCGCGCCACTCGTAGCACAGCTGCAGCTGGACGGCCGTCTTGGCGCCGTGCTTGTGGCAGGCCTCGTTGATGCGCGTGAGGCCGGGCACGAACGCGTCGTCCCAGATGCCCGCAGCGCCCGTGGTGGTGTGGTACTTCGGCGTCGCGTTGAAGCAGTCGCTGATGTAGGCGCTGCCCAGCTCCAGCAGGCCCGTGCCGCCCTTGGCGCGCTCCTCGTAGAAGTCGACGATGGCGTCGGTGATGTAGTAGTTGTCGACCATCTCGGTGGTCATGGGCAGCATGACGAACCGGTTCCTGATCTCGACCCCGCCGATGCTGAACGGTTCCAGCAGCTTCTGATACTTTGCCACGATGCAAACCCCTTTCCGCTTTGAACAGTGCTAAGCGTCTCTCTCTGCGCGATTGGTGCGAGGTCGATCCGTGCGAACTATCCCTCTCGATGCGCGCGGCTTCCTCGTTGCCAACATTGTAGGCTCCCGAAAAGGACGATACGATGGACAGAATTCCAAGATTGGTTAGTCATCGTGAAAAAAGTCTCCCAATATTGCCTAGGATGGGCCTGTTTTTACGGGGAATATCCCCAAAACACGGAGACTCGACCGGAATCACTCCGAACAATTACTGCACATATTTTAATCTTTGTCCTAGAAATGTGCGAAAACGCGACGTATAATAGCCCTGGCACTATCATCATTATCGAGAGCGAGGCCCGATCCTATGAACGCGCTCAGCACGATGCTCCTCATCGCCGACACGTTCGTCGCGCTATGCGACGAGATGCCGCTCAAGAAGGTGTCCATCAGCGACATCATCGAGCGCACGGGGAAGAACCGCAAGACGTTCTACTACCACTTCGAGAACAAGGACTGTCTCATCACGTGGATCTTCCGCTACGACCTCGGCCAGGAGCTCAAGCGCCGCTTCCCCGAGAGCGCGCTCGTGTACGAGACCGGCACGAACGACTCCTCGGCGCAGTTCCCGTTCTACATCCTGCAGAAATCGGGCGTGCGCTCCCTCGACCATGCCGAGTTCTTCGACTGCTTCGCGCGCGTGCTCGAGGCCAAGCGGCACTTCTACACCCAGGCGCTGGCCGACACGAACCCGTACTCGCTGCGCAACTACCTGTACCACCTGTACCTGCCCGCGCTGCGCAACGACATCGACCTCATCCTGGCGAACCGCTACCTGCCCCAGGAGAACATCCAGTTCCTGGCCGAGTTCTACACGTGCGCGTTCCTGTACTACTTCATCCGCAAGTGCGACCAGCCGGGCGCCGAGCGCCTGACCGGCCAAGCCGGCCCCTTCGCGAACATCATCCACAGCTCGCTCGAGGCCCAGATCAAGGAAGCGCAGCTGCGCCGCAACCTGTAGAGCGGCCTGCCGAGCGCGCTCAGGCGAGGAACTTCGGCGGCAGCGCGGCGGAGCCCAGCTCGCGCACGGCCGCGCTCATCGGCTGCAGGTGCGCTCCCACGAGCATCTTCGACGTCGCGTGCGCCAAGAGCGCGCCGCGCTCGTCGTGCGCCTCGGCTTCGCACAAACACACGGTGCGCCCGCGCTTGATGACGCGCCCCGTCGCCGTGACGGGCCCCGTGCCGGTCGCCTTCAGGCAGGTCGTGGCCAGGTCCATCGTGGTGAACCCCTCGTCCTCGGCGAGCGACCCGTACAGCGCCCAGTACGCGGCGCAGTCGAGCAGCGAGGCGTACGCGCCGCCGTGGGCGCCGCCGAACGCGTTCATATGCCTGCGCTCGAACGTGCACGCCACCCGGCACGATCCCTCGGCCAGCTCCACGAGCTCGATGCCGAGCAGCTCGAAGTACGGCGAGCGGTTGATCAGCTCCATCACCGCGTTCGCATGATCCGGATTCATGGTGCCCATCGCGCGTGCCGTCCTTCCCTCTTCGCCTTCTCCTCCTTTCATGGTAGCGTCCCGCGCCGCGCCGCGACACGGGCAAACCGCGCGCTTCGGGACGTCGCGCCCGCCGCCTATGACGCGCTGCGCACGGCGCCGCGCCGCTCGAGGCGCGCGACGTCGTCGGCGGAGAGCCCCGCCTCGGCCAGCACCGCGGCCGTGTGCTCGCCGTGGGCCGGGGCCTCGGTGAACGTGTCGATGGACGGCCGCATCCCCGCGATGTTGTGCGGCAGGTTCGTCTGCAGCACGCGCCCCGCGCGCGGGAAGTCGCGGTAGGCCATCATGTCCGGCTCGCGCTCGAGCAGCTGGGCGATGGCCTCGTCCTTGTCGATGACCGAGGCGATGCACAGGTCCTTGCCGACCAGCCACTCCTCCCACTCGGCGCGCGTGCGCGACGCCACGAGCTCGCGCATGCGCTCGTAGGCGCCGGCCGGCTTGCACGCCAGCTCCGGCACGCCCGCGGCCTCGCAGAACGCCGTCCAGAACTTGTCCTCGATGAGGCCGAACGCCAGCTTGCCGCCGTCGCGCGTCTCGTAGATGTTGTAGAAGCAGCAGTCGGCCGGGTAGATGACCGAGCCCTCGTCGATGCCGCCCTGGAAGCACCAGCGCTCGTCGATGAGCGAGTTCCACCACACGAAGGAGTCGAACATCGACACGTCGATGAAGCGCCCCTCCCCCGTGATCTCGCGGTCGTACAGCGCCGCGAGCACGCTCTGCGCCGCCACCATCGAGCTGGCGAGGTCGCATAGGTGCAGCGGCGCCTTCACGCCGCCGTTGAGCGAGAGGTAGCCGCTCTGCGCCTGCATGTTCAGGTCGTGCAGCGGCAGCTGGCTGCGCGGGTCGTCCTGGCCGTAGCCCGAGAACGAGCAGTACACGAGCCGCGGGTTCGCGGCGGCCAGCGTGCCGTAGTCGATGCCGAGCTTCTTCGTCACGCCCGGGCGGAAGCTTTCCATCACCACGTCGGCGCCTTCCGCCAGCTTGAGGAACGCCGCGTGCGCCTCCTCGTCCTTGAGATCGAGCGCGACGGAGCGCTTGTTGCGCCCGAGCGCCTCGAGGTAGTAGCTCATCGTGTTTCGCCGGGGCTGCTCGTGGCGGCAGAAATCGCCGAGCCCGACGTCCTCCACCTTCACGACGTCGGCCCCGAGGTCCGCCAGCACCTGCGTGGCGTACCCGCCGGGAAGGTACCTCGACAGGTCGAGCACGCGCAGCCGCGCAAACGATGGGTTGCCCATAGGTCCGCTCCTTTCCCTCGGCGCGCGCCCGCGCGCCTCGCCGCTTCCCCCAACGATAGCTCAACCGCCGGGCGAAACGGGGCGCGTTTGCATTGGCGTTCTCAATGACACCTGTGCATCGAGCCTATCGACGCAGGTCGCGCGCCGCATCCTCCGGCGGCCAGGAGAACGAGCGGGCCAGCTCGATGAAGGCCTCGGCGGCGCGCGACTTGTAGGAGCACGTGCGGTAGACGAGGCACACCTCGTGGAAGCCCTCGCCCACGTCCGCGAGGGGCACGACGGTCAGGTCGCCGAACGGCGCCACGCCGAGCGTGTCGAGCACGAGGCCCACGGCGTCGGGCGAGGCGTCCACGAGGCTGCCGATGGTGATCTCGTCGTCGGCCCCGTCCGACACCGCGATGCCGGCGTCCGCGGCGAGGCGCGCCACCTTCGCGCCGAGCGGCGTCGCGTCGCGGTAGGTGACCACGGGCGCGCCGAGGGCCGCCACGTCGGAAAGCCGGACGGCCGCGCGCGCCGCAAGCGGGTGCGTCCGGTGCACGAGCGCGCCGAGGGACTGGCGCAGCACGGGGACGAACGTGAGGCCCGGGCGATGCTCCGCCCGCGCGGTGAAGGCCAGCTCGTAGCGGCCCCGCTCCAGATCCTCGAGCAGCGGCAGCGTGAGGCCCTGGAACAGGTTCACCGTGAGGCCCGCGCCGTACTCGTCGCGGTAGGCGCGCACGAGGGCCGGCAGGTAGTCGCCCTGGATCGTGTACACCGTGCCCACGTCGATGGTGCCCGTCATCCGGTCGGCGTGCTCGCGGGCGCGCGCCACGCCCTTGTCCAGCACGTTCAGGGCCTCGACGACCGACGCCTGGAACTCGCGCCCGTACTTCGTGAGCTCGACCGTGCGCCCCCGCCGCTCGAACAGCGTCACGCCGAGCTCCTCCTCCAGCCGGGCCATGGCGTTCGACAGCGTGGACTGCGCCACGTACAGCTGCTCGGCGGCCTTCGTGAAATGCTCGAGCTCGGCGAGCGTGCGGAAGTAGTAGAGGTGGGCGAGGTTCATGGCGGCCTTTCCCGGCGGGGTCGATGCCGTCATCATACGGCGCGCCCCCCGCGCACGGCAACGGCCAAAACGCCCCAAGCGGGCAGAACCGGCGGGCGCCCTGGCGCGGCCCCGTCTCGCGGGGCGCGCCGCCCCCTCTGGCGCGGAGGGGGCTTGCGGCCCGACGAGCGCGCGCCGCGGGGCTCCGCGGCGCGCCGCGACCTTAGTACCGGTAGGAGAGCTCGCCTTTGCGCTGCTGGCAGGCGCGGGCGATGGTGATGCGCTGCACGTTCGGCGCGCCTTCCTCCAGCCACATGGCGCGCGCGTCGCGGTACAGGCGCTCCACCGGGCCGTAGGGGTTGTCCTCGAAGTAGCCGTCGCCGCCGAAGATCTCGAGCATCGCGTCGGAGACGATGCGGGTGGTGTAGATGGAGAACAGCTTGGCGATGGCGGCCTTCTCCTCGATGTCGGCCCCGTGCGGATCGTCGTCGAAATCGCGCGCGAAATCGTGCACGAGGGTGCGCAGCGCGTGCACGTAGGTCTGCATCTCGGCGATCTCGCGCTTGATCATCTGGCGCGAGGCGATGGGCTTGCCGAACGTGACGCGGTCCTCGGCGCGGGCGAGCGAGATCTCCAGCATGCGCTGCGCCATGCCGAGGTTCGAGCACGCGATGTGCACGCGCGACACCGACAGCGAGTGCATGGCGATCTCCATGCCCTGCCCCTCCTCGCCCAGCAGGTGCTCGGGGGACAGCACCACGTTGTCGAATTTGAGGCCCGCGTGCCCCGCCCCGCGGCAGCCCATCATGTGCGGCATGGGCACCAGCTCGAAGCCGGGGGCATCGGTGGGCACGAAGAACGCCGAGAGGCGGGAGTCCTTGTCCGAATCGGGGTCGGTGGCGGCGATGACGTACGTGAAGTCGCTGCAATCCGTGTGGGAGATGAGCCACTTCTCGCCGTTCAGCACGTAGTTGCCGTCGGCATCCTTCACGGCGGTGGTGTGGATGTCCGCGCCCGTGCCGCCCGTCTGCTCGGTGATGGCGAAGTTGCAGTAGATCGACTTGTCCTGGAACTTGTCCATGTAGCGGGCCTTGAGCGCGGGGCAGCCGTAGTCGTCGAGGATGCGCCAGTTCATGTCGGCCGCGTGGTGCAGGTGCATGCGCATGCCGCCCGGGCCGCGCGAGAACTCCTCCTGCACGCGGAGGATCTCCAGCTCGTTGAGGCCCCAGCCGCCGTACTCCGCCGGCAGGTAGAAGCGGTACAGGTCGTTGTCGCGGGCGAGGTCGTAGAACCGCTGCGGAAACCGGTTCGACACCTCGATCTCGGGCTGCATCTCCTCGAAGGGGCCCTCCGCGAGCGCCCTGATCTGCAGCAGGTAGGCTTGGAATGCTTCGTCGGTGATCGTTGCCTGGGGATTCATGGTCCTCTCCTTCTCTCGCGCTCCATCGCCCCCATTATCCGCCGTCCGCGCCGTCCGTTCCAATTCAGAACGCCCCTCGATTCGCGCCCGATCGATCGATTCCGCGAACGCCCCGCCCCGCAGCGCGCCCGAGCCCCGCGCCGCGCGCCCGAGCCCGCAGCGCGCCCGAACCCCAAGCCGCGCGCCCGAGCCCCGCAGCGCGCCCCTCCTCCCAAGCCGCGCGCCCGTCGCGCGCCCTCCCGCCGCGCGCCGCCGACGTGCATCCATAAATCCAACCTATCGATTCCCCCCGGTTTTCTAATTGGACGGGCGGCCGCGCGCGAGCGGACAATACGGGCATACCACGCGCCGCGCGGCAGCGGCGCCAGACCGGAGGAGGAACCATGGGCAAGCTTACGCCGCAGGAATTCGAATCGTATCTCAAGGAGCTGCGCGCCTTCGTCGAGGGGCCGTGCGAGGAGATGCAGGCCGACATCGAGGTCACGAACAAGTTCCCCCAGGAATTCTACGACCAGTGCAACGAGCACAACATCTACCGCATGTCGCTGCCCGAGGAGTACGGCGGCTGGGGCCTCAGCGAGCTCGAGACGCTCAAGTGCCAGGAGGAGTTCTCGCGCGGCCCCGGCGGCATGCGCATGCACATGCACTTCGCCCAGGACCTGAACTGGCGCCCGCTGTACGACTACGGCTCCGAGGAGCTCAAGGCCGAGCTCATGCCGAAGTTCCAGGACAAGTCCATCTTCTCGGCCTGGTGCCTCACCGAGGCCACGGGCGGCACGGGCGCCGACCTGCACACGACGGCCGTCAAGGACGAGAACGGCGACTACGTGCTGAACGGCGAGAAGTGGCTCATCTCGTTCACCGACATGAACACGCACTCCTACATCCACGCGGTCACCGACCCCGACGCCGACCCCGACCATCGCCTGTCCACGTTCTACGTGCCGGTGGACACCCCCGGCTACGAAGTCACGCCCATGCCGCACATGATGGGCTGCCGCGGCGCCGGCCACACGGGCCTCAAGTTCACGAACATGAAGGTGGACAAGAAGTACCTCCTGGGCGAAGAGGGCCAGGGCATGGAGATCGCCATGCACTCGCTGGCCGTGTCGCGCGTGCACATCGCCGCGTCGAACCTCGGCATGGCGCAGCGCATGCTGGAGATCTCGCTCGCCCGCGCCGCCGACCGCATCACGTTCGGCAAGCCCATCCTGTCGCGCCAGGCCATCAAGATGAAGATCGCGAACATGCAGATGTACATCCACGCGCTGCGCACCATGGTGTACGACTTCTGCAAGGATTACATGCACGAGCCGAACGGCGCCTACATCGCCGAGAAGGCGGCCTGCTGCAAGCTGTTCTCCATCGACACGACGCGCCTCGTGTCCGACGAGATGCTCGAGATCTTCGGCGGCGACGGCTACTTCGAGGACAACCCGTTCGGCCCGGTGGAGCGCCTGTACCGCGACTGCCGCGCCATGTGGCTGGAAGAGGGCGCGCCCACGGTGCAGCGCATCACCATCGCGCGCGACTGCATCAAGCACGGCGGCACGATGGCCTACCTCGACTAGCGCCCCGCGCGATCCGACGGCCCGATGACCGACCGCCCGACATCCTCCTCGCGCGCGTGCGCGCCGCCAAGGCTCTCGCCGACGCGCACGCGCGCCACCTGGAAGCCCCGGGTGGACGAGGCGGACATCGCCCTGTACCGCTGCCCGCGCTGCGGGAGCCTCCTCATGGGGCTCGGCAGCGCCGCGGCGCGGGTCGATGTCGACCTGTGGCGCTCGGTGATCGCATGCGCGCCCTACGGCGAGGACGGCGACGCGCATGCGACGTGCGCGCGATGCGGCGACGGGCCCGTGCAGCCCGTGGCGTTTCGCAGCGCTTGCGCCGCCGACGAGGGGTTCTCCTTCGCGTTCACGGGCGGGATGGACGCGAACCGCCTGACGCTCGCCTGGGAGGACGGCGCGGGCGACCCCGCGCTCGTCGTGCTCAAGACGTTCACCGGCCTGCAGGCGCGGCCGCGCCCGCGCGGCGGGGCGGCCGTGTTCCCTCTCGCCGACGAGGACGCCTACTGCTACTGCGACCTCGACCCCTGCGAGCAGTGCGTCGCGCGCTGCAAGCGCGGCTTCAAGCTGTACGTGGTGCGCGCCGACGGGGAGGGCCTGCGGTTCGCCTGCGAGAACCCGCCCGACGCACCCGCCGTCCCCTGAGCGCCGGGCGCCGGCCGCGGCGGGCGCCTTCGGGCGCTTTCGGGCGAAGCGCAGCCGCTCAGGCGGGGACGGCGAACGTGCCCGGAGCCTCGTCCTGCGCGATCGAGGAGAAGCGGCGCGCCGTCTCGATGAAGCTCTCCACCACCTGGCTGCGGTAGATGCGCTTGTCGTACGCCAGGTAGATGTAGTGGAAGGCATCGGGCACGTCGGCCAGCGCGATCTTGCGCACGCCGTCGAAGCGCTCGATGGCGAACGTGTCCAGCATGACGCCGGGCATGGCGTGGTTCGCCACGACGACGCTCGTCAGCATGAACTCGTCGTCGTAGACGATGGCGGGCTGGATGCCGACCCCCTCGAACAGCCGCTTCGCCTCCATCCCCAGCGGCGTGTCGGGCGCGTAGCTGGCGAACGGCACGCCGCGCAGCTCCGACAGCGACACGCTGTCGCGGTCGGCGAAGGGGCTTTCCTCGTGCACGACGAGGATGAGGCGCTTCGTCAGCATGGGCACGAAGCACAGGTTCGGCTCGTTGTCGGCCTTCGAGGCGAAGATCAGGTCGAACTCCTGGGCCTTGAGCGAGCGGATGAGCGGCAGCGAGAACTCCACGGTGAAGCCCATCTTCACGTCGTAGCCGTACTCCTGCCAGAACTGCTGCAGCAGCTCGGGAAGGAAGTCGTGCTGGATCGTGGGGATGGTGCCGATGCTGAGCGAGCCGCATCCCACCGTGCCCTGGGCGCGCACCGCCGCGATGCTGCGGTCGAGGTCGCTCAGCACGCCGGCGACGTCGGCGTAGAAGTCGCGCCCGTGCTTCGTGAGCTTGATCTGGCGCCCGTCGCGGAAGAAGAGGGGCACGCCCAGCTCGTGCTCGAGCGCCTTGATGGACAGGCTCAACGTGGGCTGGGTGATGTAGAGCTCTTTCGCCGCGCGGGTCATGTGCTGCGTCTCCGCCAGCTTCTTGAAGTTGTACAGCTGCGAGAGGGAAAGCGAAGAAGAGTTGTTCACGGGTATCTCCTCACCTGCCGTGGATGCAACCGGCACTCGGCCCTTGCCCCTATCCTAGGCGCTGCGGCGCCGCCGCGCCACGGCCAGCCTGGCCGTTCTGTTCCGTTTGCGCGCCGCGCGGTCGGCCCTCCCCCGCAACGGCGCGAGGGGCGCGCCGCGCGGCGCGCCCCCGGCCGGTCACTCCCACAGCGCGCGCAGGCGCCGCTTCCCCACCGACAGCGCCGCCAGCCCGGTGACCAGCACCACCGCCAGCATGACGAGCCCCACCGCGAACACGGCGTCGAACCCGTAGGACGACCCCACCCACGCCCAGATCATGGACGCGAACGCCCCGATGAGGTTGAATACGGTGGAGATGCGCGAGTAGATGACGGGGTATTCCCGCGTGCCGAAGATGGCGCGCGTGAGCGCCGGGACCAGCACCACCGCCGTGGCGTAGAACGCGCCGAAGATGAACGCGCCGGCGTACAGCATGAGCTCGGACGCGAAGCCGAACCAGCACAGGAAGATGCCCACCACGCCGGCCGCGAACGCGAACCACAGCGCGCCCTTCACGCTCTTGTCCACGGCGGCGCCCAGCACGATCTTGAACAGCGCCTGGCCCACCATCATGACGGTGGACATGATGCCGCCCACCACGAGCACGTCGAAGGCCACGCCGGTGAGCGACTTCGTGTACGTGGGGAACTGCATGGCGATGAGGTTCGCGATGTTGATGATGCCCGCGCAGACGCACACGAGGTAGAACGCCGACGACTTCATGGCGAGCTTCGCCGACAGGCCCTGCGGGCGCGCGGCCTCCTTGCCCTCGGCCACGGTGGCGCCGTAGGGCGCCAGCCCGCAGTCGGACGGGCGCGTGCGCACGCAGAACAGCGTGAACGGCAGCGAGGTGACCAGCGCGATGACGGCCCAGATGAG is a genomic window containing:
- a CDS encoding acyl-CoA dehydrogenase family protein yields the protein MNPQATITDEAFQAYLLQIRALAEGPFEEMQPEIEVSNRFPQRFYDLARDNDLYRFYLPAEYGGWGLNELEILRVQEEFSRGPGGMRMHLHHAADMNWRILDDYGCPALKARYMDKFQDKSIYCNFAITEQTGGTGADIHTTAVKDADGNYVLNGEKWLISHTDCSDFTYVIAATDPDSDKDSRLSAFFVPTDAPGFELVPMPHMMGCRGAGHAGLKFDNVVLSPEHLLGEEGQGMEIAMHSLSVSRVHIACSNLGMAQRMLEISLARAEDRVTFGKPIASRQMIKREIAEMQTYVHALRTLVHDFARDFDDDPHGADIEEKAAIAKLFSIYTTRIVSDAMLEIFGGDGYFEDNPYGPVERLYRDARAMWLEEGAPNVQRITIARACQQRKGELSYRY
- a CDS encoding FAD-dependent oxidoreductase gives rise to the protein MAKYQKLLEPFSIGGVEIRNRFVMLPMTTEMVDNYYITDAIVDFYEERAKGGTGLLELGSAYISDCFNATPKYHTTTGAAGIWDDAFVPGLTRINEACHKHGAKTAVQLQLCYEWRASGDDELKSYAPSKDVPSGPFVGMPECEYTTEEIATVVKQYGEAARRAVEAGFDIIEIHAGIGYMVMRFLSKYSNHRTDEYGGSPENRARLLTEILDEVHRVCPDTPVLVRISADDLMPNGNRIEDTLELIPIIEKHGVDAWSVQAGFHEAPRPVANQIVPEGEFIDLAKQVKTVTDKPVFPGTRINSLDMCDKVVTQGYGDAVGMARQFIADPETAGKVAAGHPEQVRPCIVCSRCLDHTFLGQPIWCSVNGNIDNIAIGHPEDQPAYEKKHIVVVGAGPGGLETARVAAVRGHKVTVLDKSDRVGGLLNMAQVLNAKIEPLVTYWNEELKLHPNIELKLGTKVTADTIKALDPDEVVVAPGGEVIGVDVPGIDGKNVVSSQDIKDMVAGIVPEGKGLIWKAAVAAIKAQGGTVGFMRMGLNMASGPTAIVGKRVVVVGGGFAGLEVAESMSDGREITVIDEAKKMGNGIGIIDKNPTINLVKQKGVKLMPLTKLVEVTKKGAKVQNVETGEEQLLECDTVLLSLGVEANTKLYDEVVKIFPNAKLIGDATTPAGKVYRTLEAVNAGYKEAMAF
- a CDS encoding PaaI family thioesterase, producing MGTMNPDHANAVMELINRSPYFELLGIELVELAEGSCRVACTFERRHMNAFGGAHGGAYASLLDCAAYWALYGSLAEDEGFTTMDLATTCLKATGTGPVTATGRVIKRGRTVCLCEAEAHDERGALLAHATSKMLVGAHLQPMSAAVRELGSAALPPKFLA
- a CDS encoding TetR/AcrR family transcriptional regulator C-terminal domain-containing protein, with translation MNALSTMLLIADTFVALCDEMPLKKVSISDIIERTGKNRKTFYYHFENKDCLITWIFRYDLGQELKRRFPESALVYETGTNDSSAQFPFYILQKSGVRSLDHAEFFDCFARVLEAKRHFYTQALADTNPYSLRNYLYHLYLPALRNDIDLILANRYLPQENIQFLAEFYTCAFLYYFIRKCDQPGAERLTGQAGPFANIIHSSLEAQIKEAQLRRNL
- a CDS encoding LysR family transcriptional regulator; translation: MMTASTPPGKAAMNLAHLYYFRTLAELEHFTKAAEQLYVAQSTLSNAMARLEEELGVTLFERRGRTVELTKYGREFQASVVEALNVLDKGVARAREHADRMTGTIDVGTVYTIQGDYLPALVRAYRDEYGAGLTVNLFQGLTLPLLEDLERGRYELAFTARAEHRPGLTFVPVLRQSLGALVHRTHPLAARAAVRLSDVAALGAPVVTYRDATPLGAKVARLAADAGIAVSDGADDEITIGSLVDASPDAVGLVLDTLGVAPFGDLTVVPLADVGEGFHEVCLVYRTCSYKSRAAEAFIELARSFSWPPEDAARDLRR
- a CDS encoding acyl-CoA dehydrogenase family protein; this translates as MDFAYTEEQLRIKKGIREWANENLTEEVIAAGYKNRGIAPEVAKAWVDSGWGMYGLPEEYGGKPVDHQTMAMIIEELNHAGGNIPMAPNLLIMFDVCEFGTPEQIKYAMDYYVENGYPPYCLAISEPEAGSDNQGMECLATRTGDGKVHITGVKTWVTQGEHVDGFIVVCKDEDPSRENKNMSMYLVPANAKGVTIEPLNKIGMQIMPFAMIHFDDVVIDESDLLGIQGKGFYQLMKNFEWERCVLLAELLGEAQAAMEDACAWTNERMQFGKGIKTYQLVQEHIVEMQIELSNTRNFLYRTCWKMDNGIPVNNDAAMLKRYGAPALTDCCSRALQLMGGLGFTDETRVSRLMLDCRGFQIGGGTVEIMVHISGRGILKEYAKVAEDPDYLYTI
- a CDS encoding acyl-CoA dehydrogenase family protein, giving the protein MGKLTPQEFESYLKELRAFVEGPCEEMQADIEVTNKFPQEFYDQCNEHNIYRMSLPEEYGGWGLSELETLKCQEEFSRGPGGMRMHMHFAQDLNWRPLYDYGSEELKAELMPKFQDKSIFSAWCLTEATGGTGADLHTTAVKDENGDYVLNGEKWLISFTDMNTHSYIHAVTDPDADPDHRLSTFYVPVDTPGYEVTPMPHMMGCRGAGHTGLKFTNMKVDKKYLLGEEGQGMEIAMHSLAVSRVHIAASNLGMAQRMLEISLARAADRITFGKPILSRQAIKMKIANMQMYIHALRTMVYDFCKDYMHEPNGAYIAEKAACCKLFSIDTTRLVSDEMLEIFGGDGYFEDNPFGPVERLYRDCRAMWLEEGAPTVQRITIARDCIKHGGTMAYLD
- a CDS encoding CaiB/BaiF CoA transferase family protein, translating into MGNPSFARLRVLDLSRYLPGGYATQVLADLGADVVKVEDVGLGDFCRHEQPRRNTMSYYLEALGRNKRSVALDLKDEEAHAAFLKLAEGADVVMESFRPGVTKKLGIDYGTLAAANPRLVYCSFSGYGQDDPRSQLPLHDLNMQAQSGYLSLNGGVKAPLHLCDLASSMVAAQSVLAALYDREITGEGRFIDVSMFDSFVWWNSLIDERWCFQGGIDEGSVIYPADCCFYNIYETRDGGKLAFGLIEDKFWTAFCEAAGVPELACKPAGAYERMRELVASRTRAEWEEWLVGKDLCIASVIDKDEAIAQLLEREPDMMAYRDFPRAGRVLQTNLPHNIAGMRPSIDTFTEAPAHGEHTAAVLAEAGLSADDVARLERRGAVRSAS